Part of the candidate division KSB1 bacterium genome, ATCCGCCAACTTCTCGCGCAGGGGAACGTGCTGGCGGCAGCCCGCCTGTTGGGGAGGAACTACACGGTGCGCGGCACAGTGGTGAGCGGAAGGGGACTGGGGCGGCAGCTGGGGTACCCCACTGCTAACATCCGCCCACCCAAGGACAAGCTGATTCCGCAATCGGGCATCTACGCGGTGCGGGTTGAGATCGGCGAGTGCACAAAACGAGGGATTCTCAACATCGGTGTTCGCCCCACCTTCGGCGGGGCGACCGAGGTGCCGGTCCTCGAGGTGCACATCTATGACTATGACGGAGAGCTCTACGGCGAGGAGATCGGCGTCGAGTTTCTTGGCCGCATCCGCGGCGAGCGCCGTTTCGATTCGGCCCATGATTTGGCGCGTCAGATAGAAGCAGATGTGATGGCCAGTCAGGCATTTTTCGAGAACACGGAGAGGAGAGACTAATGCCCCTGACAAAAGAACAGAAGGCAGAACTCATCAGCAAGTACGGCAGTAAACCTATAGACTCGGGGCGCACGGAGGCGCAGATTGCCCTCATGACCGCGCGCATCAAAGAGCTCACCGCGCACTTGGAGACGCATGTCAAGGACCACCACTCCAGGCGCGGCCTCATGATGCTGGTGGGCAAGAGGCGGCGACTTCTCGACTACCTGCAGCGCAAAGACGTCGAACGCTACCGTCGTCTGATCGAGGAGCTCGGCATCCGCAGGTAGGACGAAAAGCGCGTCCCCACTTGCGCGGCTAATTGCCTTGCCAAGTGGGAAAAGCTGCCCGTGCGCGGTGGCGGCAAGGGGGATGCGCTCCCCGAGGGAGTAGTTGACGGAGGAAGAATGGTTGTACGCAAGGAGATGGAGCTTGGGCATTCCAAGCTCATCATAGAAACTGGCAAGTTAGCAAAACAGGCTGACGGCGCAGCGTGGGTGCAGTTTGGCGATAGCGTCATTCTGGCCACAGTTGTGGCGGGCAACCGGCCTGTGCCGCCCCAGGGCTTTTTCCCGCTGTCGGTAGACTATCGCGAGAAGGCCTACGCAGCAGGAAAAATCCCTGGTGGCTTCTTCAAGCGCGAGGGCCGCCCCAGCGAGACGGAGGTGCTCAACGCTCGCCTGGTCGACCGGCCTCTGCGCCCTCTTTTCCCGGAGGACTTTCCTCACGAAGTGCAGGTCATCGTTTGGGTCCTGTCGGCGGACAGGGAAAACGATGCCGATATTCTGGGCATAATCGGCGCTTCTGCGGCACTGACGATCTCGGATGTTCCGTTCAATGGCCCGGTGGGCGCCGTGCGAGTGGGAAGGCTGCGAGGGCAATTCATCGTCAACCCGACATTCGCTCGACTGGAGGAGAGCGACCTCGACCTGGTGGTGGCTGGCACAGAAGAGTCGGTCATCATGGTAGAAGGCGAAGCGCGCGAAATTCCGGAAGACGACCTGCTGGCGGCGCTTGACTTTGGCCACACTCACATCAAGGCAATCGTCGAGCTGCAGCGGCAGTTGGCTGCCGAATGCGCCAAGCCGAAACGGGAGTACGAGCGCAGTGAGCCCGAGCAAGCGCTCGTTGAGCGGGTGCAGACGTTGCTCGGCAATAGGCTCGAGGAGGCGCTTCGCGAGACCGATCGCAGCAAGCGCAGCGAAGCCTTGGATGCAATCAAGAATGAAATCGTCGAGGCGCTGGCAGAGGAGTTTCCCGAAAGCGAGCCGGTCATCACCAAGCTCATCGAAGAGCGGGTCAGAGAGATTGTGCGGACGATGATCCTGACAGAGGATCGGCGTCTGGACGGCCGTCGACCAGACGCGATCCGCGAGGTGACCTGCGAGGTCGGCGTGTTGCCGCGTGCCCATGGCTCGGCGCTTTTCACGCGCGGGCAAACACAAGCATTGGCTGCCACCACGCTCGGCACCAAAATGGATGAGCAGAAGATCGACGACCTGGAAGGTGAGTTCTGGAAGAGCTACATGCTCCACTACAACTTCCCGCCGTTTTCGGTTGGAGAAGTGCGCCCAGTACGCGGCCCAAGCCGGCGTGAGATCGGCCACGGCAACCTGGCAGAACGGGCGTTGAAGCCGATGATCCCCAGTGACGAGGTCTTCCCTTACACCGTGCGCATCGTCTCGGACATCCTGGAGTCCAACGGCTCTTCCTCGATGGCCACGGCGTGCGCCGGTTCGCTCTCGCTGATGGACGCTGGCGTGCCAGTGAAGGGCGCTGTTGCAGGCATCGCCATGGGCCTGGTGAAAGGTGACGAGCGCACGGTCATTCTCACCGACATTCTCGGCGAAGAGGACCACCTGGGCGACATGGATTTCAAGGTGGCGGGCAGCCGTGCCGGTGTCACGGCCTTCCAGCTGGACATCAAGACCGCCGGCCTATCACGCCAGGTGCTGCAGGAGGCGCTCCATCAGGCACGGGCCGCCAGGTTGCGCATCCTCGACATCATGGACAGCGTGTTGGACCGGCCGCGGCCAGAGCTCTCGCGCTACGCGCCGCGCATCGTGTCCTTCAAGATCCCGGTGGATGCCATCGGCACAGTCATTGGCCCAGGAGGCAAGACCATCAGAGAGATTATCCAGAGCACTGGCGCCACAATTGACATCGAGGACGATGGCACCGTCCTCATCGCTTCTGTTGACCCGGACGCCTGTAACGAGGCTCGCCGCATGGTAGAAGCACTCACCGCAGAGCCAGAGGTGGGCAAGACCTATGTCGGCGTGGTCAAGAAGATCACTAACTTTGGTGCCTTCGTGGAAATCCTTCCTGGCAAGGAAGGCCTCCTCCACATTTCGCAAATCTCCAATCGTCGTGTGGAAAGGGTGGAGGATGTTCTGAAAGTGGGAGAGAAGGTTGAGGTGAAGTTGCTGCGCATCGAAAGCGATGGCAAGCTCGACCTCAGCCGCAAGGCGCTCCTCAAAGACTAACGAAGCCGAGCAACTGAACGGGAAGGAGATAGAGTCAGCAGTTTGAAAGAGCCCTACGCACGTTCGGTCCTCACCAATGGGCTGCGGGTGGTGAGCGAGCATATGCCGGCTGTCCGCTCCGTGGCCTTGGGAGCCTGGGTGGAGACCGGTTCCCGCGACGAGACGCCCCCCTTGAAGGGCGTCTCTCACTTTCTGGAGCACATGCTTTTCAAAGGCACCAAGAGGAGGACTGCACGCCACATCGCTGAGGCCCTGGAGGACGTTGGTGGAAGCCTGAACGCGTACACCTCCAAGGAATTCTCCTGCTACACTGCCCACGTGTTGGACGAACATCTGCCACTGGCTGTGGATGTGCTGGCCGACATTCTGCAGAACTCCCTGTTGGCAGAGAGCGACATCGAAAAGGAAAAAGAGGTCATCCTCCGCGAGATGGATCACTCCCGAGAGATGCCGGAAGATGTGATTTTTGACTATCTCTACGAGGACGTCTATCCTGACCACCCCCTTGGCCACCAAGGGTACGGCGAAGAGGCGACCGTGAAAGGCTTCGCACGACGCCATCTCGCCGACTACCTGCAATCCCACTACACCAAGGGGCGCATAGTTGTCGCTGCGGCCGGGAATGTCAGTCACGCACAGCTTGTCGAGTTGGTGGAGCGCGGATTCTCGAACCTGCCGGAGAACGACCGTCCTCAGCGGCAACCGCCTGTCAAGCCGCCGTGCGGCCACGTGCGGCAACAGCAATGCGCGCAGGTGCACGTCTGTATCGGCGGTCGTGCCTATCCTTACGCCGACCCACGCAAGTTTGCGCTTCTGGTGCTGGATACAATTTTGGGCGCAGGCATGAGCTCGCGGCTCTTCCAGCGTGTCCGGGAGGAACACGGCGCAGCCTACGCCATCTATTCTTTCGTCGACTTTTTCAGCGATACTGGTCTGCTGGGCGTCTATTTTGCCACCGAGCAGAATAAGGTGGCGCTGTGCACGGACCTCGTCCTGGCCGAACTAAGGACGCTTTGCAAGAACGGCATCCCCGAAGACGAACTCATCCGCGCCAAGTCGCAGCTCAAAGGTAACCTGGTGCTTGCCCTCGAGAATACCTCGAGCCGCATGAGCAGGTTGGCAAAACTCGAAATCTACTTGCAGTCCTTCTGTTCTTTGGAAGAGACCATCTCCCAGATCGAGGCAGTCACGGTGCAGGATGTTCACCAAGTGGCGGCAGAGCTGCTCGCCGAGGACAGACTCATCCTCACGCGTCTCGAGCCCAAGCGGCGCAAGTGGCGGCCATCGCGTACAAGCCCTGAGCTACCCTCGCTTCCGGGGGAGTGAGAGTGACCACCCTGGCCTACCACCTGGTCGATGGCAAGTTCTACGCCGGGGTCACGCGGGTCACGCCGCGCGCCTTCGCCCGGCAGATGAAGTATCTGGCCGACCATGGCTTCACCTCGTGCCTTCCCTGCGCGGACAATGACACAGCCTCGATGGAAAAGCGCGTGTGCATCACCTTTGACGATGGCTATGAATGCGTCTACAGCAATGCGTTTCCAATCCTGCAACGGCACGGCTTTCGTGCCTGCGTTTTTGCAATTGCGGGGTACGTGGGCAAGAGCAACGCGTGGGACGTGCGCCTTAGCGCACCAGTGCGTCACCTGAGCTGGCAGCAGCTTTCCGCCCTGGCAGCGGCCGGATGGGAGGTCGGCTCGCATTCGCTCTCGCACCTGCCGTTGACCTGGGTGGGCACGGCTCGACTGCGCTCGGAGCTGAGGGACTCGAAGGCATTGCTGGAGGATCGGCTTGGCAGACCCGTGCGCTTCTTCTCATATCCGTTCGGCGTCCTCTCTGAGGGAGTTGTCGCGGCGGTGCAGGAGGCTGGCTACAAGGCCGCCTATGGCATGTACCTTTCCAGAGAGTTGAGCAAGCCAAGCTTGCGACCTTTCAATCGGGAGCGAAGGGCTGTTTACCTTCTTGATAGTCTCAAGTGCTTTGTCAGGAAAGCGGAGGGCACGGGGGAGGCTTTCCGGCTTTTCACCGAAAGGCTGGTGAGTTTCGCCTCGCGAGGGAGCGTTTTGCTGATGGCCTCAAAAATCACTTGACTATTTCCCCACAATTTGCTATAGTTACATCGGCATCAGGTAGCGGACTCCGAGGCGTGGGGATGGCCGACGTACCGATAAGAAAGCTCTACTACTCCATAGCCGAGGTGAGCAAGCTCACCGACCTGAAGCCACATGTGCTCCGCTACTGGGAAAATGAGTTCCCTGAGCTTCGACCGGCGAAAAATCGTGCCGGGAATCGCATCTACCGGCTCAGCGACATTCGCCTGATTTTCAGAATAAAGCGTCTTCTTTACATTGACAAGTACACGATTGCGGGCGCACGCGAGAGGCTGGCACGGGAACGCCTCGAGGAGAGAAGCAATCCGCGCCGCGAGAGACAGTTAGCACTTTCTCTCGAGGAGATGAAGAGGGAGGACCTGCTGGCAGAGATCGCCAGCGAGTTGCGAGCGATCCTCGCTGCTCTGGAGAAGTTGTATTCAAAGTCGGGGCGTGGCGCAGTCCGGTAGCGCACTTGACTGGGGGTCAAGGGGTCGCTGGTTCAAATCCAGTCGCCCCGACAGCGCGCGGCCCGCACCTGCACTTGTCGCAGGCGCGGGCCTTTTCTCAACTGCACACCGACGCCAACCGTTGCGGACGGTGAGTGGCGAAGAAGAAGCCAAA contains:
- the rpsO gene encoding 30S ribosomal protein S15; this encodes MPLTKEQKAELISKYGSKPIDSGRTEAQIALMTARIKELTAHLETHVKDHHSRRGLMMLVGKRRRLLDYLQRKDVERYRRLIEELGIRR
- a CDS encoding polyribonucleotide nucleotidyltransferase, with amino-acid sequence MVVRKEMELGHSKLIIETGKLAKQADGAAWVQFGDSVILATVVAGNRPVPPQGFFPLSVDYREKAYAAGKIPGGFFKREGRPSETEVLNARLVDRPLRPLFPEDFPHEVQVIVWVLSADRENDADILGIIGASAALTISDVPFNGPVGAVRVGRLRGQFIVNPTFARLEESDLDLVVAGTEESVIMVEGEAREIPEDDLLAALDFGHTHIKAIVELQRQLAAECAKPKREYERSEPEQALVERVQTLLGNRLEEALRETDRSKRSEALDAIKNEIVEALAEEFPESEPVITKLIEERVREIVRTMILTEDRRLDGRRPDAIREVTCEVGVLPRAHGSALFTRGQTQALAATTLGTKMDEQKIDDLEGEFWKSYMLHYNFPPFSVGEVRPVRGPSRREIGHGNLAERALKPMIPSDEVFPYTVRIVSDILESNGSSSMATACAGSLSLMDAGVPVKGAVAGIAMGLVKGDERTVILTDILGEEDHLGDMDFKVAGSRAGVTAFQLDIKTAGLSRQVLQEALHQARAARLRILDIMDSVLDRPRPELSRYAPRIVSFKIPVDAIGTVIGPGGKTIREIIQSTGATIDIEDDGTVLIASVDPDACNEARRMVEALTAEPEVGKTYVGVVKKITNFGAFVEILPGKEGLLHISQISNRRVERVEDVLKVGEKVEVKLLRIESDGKLDLSRKALLKD
- a CDS encoding insulinase family protein — encoded protein: MKEPYARSVLTNGLRVVSEHMPAVRSVALGAWVETGSRDETPPLKGVSHFLEHMLFKGTKRRTARHIAEALEDVGGSLNAYTSKEFSCYTAHVLDEHLPLAVDVLADILQNSLLAESDIEKEKEVILREMDHSREMPEDVIFDYLYEDVYPDHPLGHQGYGEEATVKGFARRHLADYLQSHYTKGRIVVAAAGNVSHAQLVELVERGFSNLPENDRPQRQPPVKPPCGHVRQQQCAQVHVCIGGRAYPYADPRKFALLVLDTILGAGMSSRLFQRVREEHGAAYAIYSFVDFFSDTGLLGVYFATEQNKVALCTDLVLAELRTLCKNGIPEDELIRAKSQLKGNLVLALENTSSRMSRLAKLEIYLQSFCSLEETISQIEAVTVQDVHQVAAELLAEDRLILTRLEPKRRKWRPSRTSPELPSLPGE
- a CDS encoding polysaccharide deacetylase family protein is translated as MTTLAYHLVDGKFYAGVTRVTPRAFARQMKYLADHGFTSCLPCADNDTASMEKRVCITFDDGYECVYSNAFPILQRHGFRACVFAIAGYVGKSNAWDVRLSAPVRHLSWQQLSALAAAGWEVGSHSLSHLPLTWVGTARLRSELRDSKALLEDRLGRPVRFFSYPFGVLSEGVVAAVQEAGYKAAYGMYLSRELSKPSLRPFNRERRAVYLLDSLKCFVRKAEGTGEAFRLFTERLVSFASRGSVLLMASKIT
- a CDS encoding MerR family transcriptional regulator, translated to MADVPIRKLYYSIAEVSKLTDLKPHVLRYWENEFPELRPAKNRAGNRIYRLSDIRLIFRIKRLLYIDKYTIAGARERLARERLEERSNPRRERQLALSLEEMKREDLLAEIASELRAILAALEKLYSKSGRGAVR